A section of the Phaseolus vulgaris cultivar G19833 chromosome 8, P. vulgaris v2.0, whole genome shotgun sequence genome encodes:
- the LOC137827057 gene encoding LOB domain-containing protein 33-like — protein MTGFGSSCGACKFLRRKCTSDCVFAPYFSYDQASTHFAAVHKIYGASNVSKLLSHLPIQNRSDAATTISYEALARVHDPIYGCVAHIYALQQQVVNLQEEIDALGSIVANSTVSVVNSGTVEAPMYSDNGIPYNILQHDATRTQYFQNNLANFLSQDGSATVCQSLDSQMNIELPNAHVEEPSFGDSNSNPLEQFLSGIDQEVFVNHPWFKHNADIKGSEY, from the exons ATGACAGGGTTTGGCTCATCATGTGGAGCATGCAAGTTCCTAAGGAGAAAATGCACGAGTGATTGTGTATTTGCTCCTTACTTTTCCTACGACCAAGCTTCAACCCATTTTGCAGCAGTGCATAAGATTTATGGAGCTAGTAACGTCTCCAAGCTATTGTCACATCTTCCAATCCAGAATAGAAGCGATGCTGCCACCACCATATCTTATGAAGCCTTGGCTCGCGTGCATGATCCTATTTATGGCTGTGTTGCTCATATCTATGCATTGCAGCAACAG GTTGTGAACTTGCAAGAGGAGATAGATGCTCTTGGAAGCATAGTGGCAAATTCCACAGTTAGTGTTGTGAATTCTGGCACTGTCGAAGCACCAATGTACTCAGACAACGGAATACCTTATAATATTTTGCAGCATGATGCTACAAGGACAcagtattttcaaaataatctgGCTAACTTTCTTTCACAAGATGGAAGTGCCACAGTCTGCCAAAGTTTGGACTCACAGATGAATATAGAGCTTCCTAATGCACACGTGGAAGAACCTTCCTTTGGTGATTCCAACTCCAATCCGTTAGAACAGTTCCTATCTGGAATTGACCAAGAGGTCTTCGTGAATCATCCATGGTTCAAGCATAATGCAGACATAAAGGGCTCGGAATATTGA
- the LOC137825747 gene encoding AT-hook motif nuclear-localized protein 15-like, whose protein sequence is MANRWWTGNVAVRPNEPNSPLQPRDLENGDNANNATPTNSGNSNTNVNAGEDDDNPANNNDGDEQNLSSGRRPRGRPPGSKNKPKPPVVITKESPNALRSHILEISGGSDVAECIATFATRRHRGVSVLSGNGVVTNVTLRQPAAPGGVITLQGRFEILSLSGAFLPAPSPPEATGITVYLAGGQGQVVGGSVVGPLIASGPVMVVAATFANATYERLPLEEEQGEEDMQEVNEGGGGGTPPPSQGDQQPQVPMPVYNLVPNSGDVFWGPPPQPRPPPPPSNY, encoded by the coding sequence ATGGCCAACCGTTGGTGGACCGGGAACGTGGCGGTGAGACCCAATGAGCCCAACTCACCGCTTCAGCCGAGAGACCTAGAAAACGGCGACAACGCTAACAACGCCACTCCGACCAACAGCGGCAACAGTAACACCAACGTCAACGCTGGGGAGGATGACGACAACCCCGCAAACAACAACGACGGCGACGAGCAGAACCTTAGCAGCGGGCGACGGCCGAGGGGCAGGCCGCCGGGGTCCAAGAACAAGCCAAAGCCGCCGGTGGTGATAACGAAGGAGAGCCCTAACGCGCTGCGCAGCCACATCCTCGAAATCAGCGGCGGAAGCGACGTGGCGGAGTGCATTGCCACCTTCGCCACGCGCCGCCACCGCGGCGTGTCTGTGCTCAGCGGCAACGGCGTCGTCACCAACGTCACGCTGCGCCAGCCCGCCGCGCCCGGCGGCGTCATCACGCTGCAGGGAAGGTTCGAGATTCTCTCCCTCTCCGGCGCGTTTCTGCCGGCGCCTTCACCGCCGGAGGCCACCGGGATAACCGTGTACCTCGCCGGCGGGCAGGGGCAGGTCGTCGGCGGAAGCGTGGTGGGCCCCCTGATCGCCTCGGGACCTGTGATGGTGGTGGCTGCCACCTTCGCTAATGCTACCTACGAGAGGCTGCCCCTGGAGGAGGAACAAGGCGAAGAGGACATGCAAGAGGTGAATGAAGGTGGTGGGGGTGGAACACCACCACCTTCTCAGGGTGATCAACAGCCACAAGTTCCAATGCCGGTGTATAATTTGGTACCCAACAGTGGTGACGTGTTCTGGGGTCCTCCACCTCAACCTCGCCCTCCTCCTCCACCTTCTAATTATTGA